The nucleotide sequence CATTGTCGAAGACCGACAACAAGTTCCTCAGGTCAACTCACTTCTCAGTTCTTTTAACGAAGTCATTATCGGTCGAATGGGACTTCCCTACCATGAAAGGTCATTGTCAATCATCTCCATCATTGTTGATGGAAGCACTGATGAAATTGGTGCTTTGACCGGCCGTTTGGGACAAATTCCCGGTATCAAAGTTAAAAGCACTTTAGTCACTCGATAAAGGGAAAAACGAATGAGAGAAGCAATGAATGTCCAGTCTATACTAATCAAAGAACCGGGTAATTTTAATCAAGAAAACCTTCGACAATTGTTTGATTTAGCTGAGCACAATCTTCCTTCCCTCTTAAAGTATGCCAACCAGATCCGTAAAGAACAGGTTGGAGATGAAGTTCACCTCCGGGGGATTATTGAGTTTTCTAATTACTGTTCCTGTCATTGTCTCTACTGTGGATTGCGGGCAGAAAATCGCAAAATATCCAGGTATCGCTTAACCAATCAGGAAATTTTTCAATCAGTTCAGACTGCAGTCAATTACGGGTTGAAAACTATCGTCCTTCAATCAGGAGAAGACCGGTTTTATCAACCTGAGGATATTGCGCGGCTCATCGAATTCATTAAAAAGCATTTTGACGTTGCGATTACCTTATCCGTAGGAGAACACCCCCATCAGAGTTATCAAATCTGGCGGAATGCCGGAGCTGATCGCTATTTATTAAAACACGAAACCGCTGACCCTATTCTCTACCAGAAATTAAGACCAGGGAAAAACCTTCAAGATCGAATCGAATGCTTGTTGGATTTAAAAGACCTCGGTTACCAAATTGGTTCGGGAAATATGGTTGGGCTCCCCGGTCAAACTTTAACATCGCTAATTGATGATGTTCTTCTGATGAAAAAATTAAATGTTGAAATGGCTGGTATTGGCCCCTTTCTTCCCCATCCCGACACGCCTTTAGTTGGTTCTTCTGCCGGTTCTCTCACGGAAACCTTAAAAATTCTGGCTATTACCCGAATCATTCTTCCGACCATCCATCTTCCAGCCACCACTGCCATCAGCACAGTAAATGATGATGCTCGCCGTTTAGCCTTAGAATCGGGAGCAAATGTCATCATGCCCAACTTCACGCCTTTAACAGTTCGCGACCAATATGTCATTTATCCTCAAAAAATCGACATTATCGAAGACCCCGAACAAAGTGTGAACAAGCTAAAAAAACTCTTGAAAGAAATGAATCGGACCATTTCGATGAGTTATGGTCACGCGGTAAAAATAAAAACATATTCTTTAACCAAAAAGGAGGCTTATCATGGTTTTGGTTCTCAATGAAAGAAAAAAAGCTGATTTTATCGACGAAAATAGTATTGAGAATTTATTAGAAAAGGGAAAAAATCGTCATCGAAAAGAAATTATGGATATCATCGAGAAAGCCCGAATGGCCCAAGGTCTTTCTCCTGAAGAATGTGCCGTTCTCCTTCAGGTTGAAGACCCTGAAATATTAACCGAGATTTATAAAGTTGCTCAGGAGATTAAATTAAAAATTTACGGAAAAAGACTGGTTTTTTTTGCTCCTCTTTACATAAGCAATTACTGTATTAATAATTGCCGATATTGTGGGTATCGGCAAGATAACGATTTTCATCGTCGTCGCTTAAGTCAAGAAGAAGTCATTGAAGAAGTGAAGATCCTTGAGTCCATGGGCCACAAAAGATTAGCCTTAGAAGCCGGAGAAGATCTGGTGAACTGTCCTTTGGATTACATACTTGAAACCATTCATACTATATATGGAGTCAACAAGGGAAAAGGAAGCATTCGGAGGGTGAACGTCAATATTGCCGCTACCACCGTCAATAACTACCGAAAATTGAAAGAAGCCAAAATTGGAACTTACATTCTTTTCCAGGAAACCTACCATCGTGAAACCTATCAATACATGCATCCTCAGGGACCAAAAAGCGATTATGATTATCACACCACTGCTTTGGACCGGGCTATGGAAGCCGGCATCGATGATGTCGGTGCTGGGGTTTTGTTTGGCCTCTACAATTATAAATTTGAAGTTCTCAGCTTGCTACAGCATGCTCTTCATTTGGAAGAAGTATTTGGAGTTGGCCCGCACACTATTTCGGTACCTCGTTTGCGGCCTGCTTTGGGAGTTGGCTCACTCCTCTCTCAACACCTAGTCAATGACGATGAATTTCGTAAAATCATCGCCGTGCTCCGTCTATCAGTTCCCTATACCGGAATCATCCTTTCCACCCGGGAAAAAGCCTCTTTTCGAGATGAGTTAGCTTCGTTGGGGATTTCTCAGCTTAGTGCTGGTTCTTGTACCGGTGTTGGTGGATATCGGGAAGAATATGATCAAATAAAGGAAAGTGCTGGAATAATTCAGGATTCTCCACAATTTCAAGTGGAAGACCACCGCAGCCCCGATGAAGTCTTGAGGAGTGTATGCCAATCGGGTTATATTCCCAGCTTTTGTACCGCTTGCTACCGTAAAGGGCGAACTGGAGATCGTTTCATGCCTTTAGCAAAATCCGGACAAATTCAGAATGTGTGTCAGCCTAATGCCATCCTTACTTTTAAGGAATTTTTAGAAGATTATGCTTCGGAGGAAACTAAAAAAATAGGCAAAAAAACTATCAAGGAACATCTTGAAGCCATTCCTAATTTACAGGTGAGAAAACTAACTGAGGAACGCCTAAAACTCATCGAAAATGGCGAACGAGATTTATATTTTTAACCGGAGACGGTGTTATTTTTTTTATAATTTTCTTCTGATCATTTTTACTTTTTCCCTTAATGGGAGATGATGAGGATGAGGGCGAAAGCCCAAAATTCGACATGCCATGACAGGTCGCTACATTAATCGGGCACAATACATTATGCCTCTACAATTTTATTTTTTTTGTAGGGGCTTGATTTATCATGCCCGCTGGTTTTCAGGATAAAAATAATTGGAGGTTACAGTCATGAACGGAACCCCACGAAGCCTTCGACCCCATATTGGTATTTTTGGCCGGAGAAATGTCGGCAAATCATCACTGATCAACGCTCTGACTAATCAAGAAGTTGCCATTGTTTCCAGTGAGCCAGGAACCACTACCGATCCGGTTTTCAAATCTATGGAACTCTTACCTTTTGGACCAGTAGTTTTTATCGATACTGCTGGTTTAGATGACCAAGGGTTTTTAGGTGAATTAAGAAAAAAGAAATCATTGGAAATCCTTCGCCGTTGTGATGTCGCTATATTGGTTTGGGATAACCAGGGGGGAGATTTTTTCTTTGAAAAAGAACTGATTGCTCTACTCAAAGAAAACAAAAT is from Candidatus Atribacteria bacterium ADurb.Bin276 and encodes:
- the thiH gene encoding 2-iminoacetate synthase; the protein is MVLVLNERKKADFIDENSIENLLEKGKNRHRKEIMDIIEKARMAQGLSPEECAVLLQVEDPEILTEIYKVAQEIKLKIYGKRLVFFAPLYISNYCINNCRYCGYRQDNDFHRRRLSQEEVIEEVKILESMGHKRLALEAGEDLVNCPLDYILETIHTIYGVNKGKGSIRRVNVNIAATTVNNYRKLKEAKIGTYILFQETYHRETYQYMHPQGPKSDYDYHTTALDRAMEAGIDDVGAGVLFGLYNYKFEVLSLLQHALHLEEVFGVGPHTISVPRLRPALGVGSLLSQHLVNDDEFRKIIAVLRLSVPYTGIILSTREKASFRDELASLGISQLSAGSCTGVGGYREEYDQIKESAGIIQDSPQFQVEDHRSPDEVLRSVCQSGYIPSFCTACYRKGRTGDRFMPLAKSGQIQNVCQPNAILTFKEFLEDYASEETKKIGKKTIKEHLEAIPNLQVRKLTEERLKLIENGERDLYF
- the bioB gene encoding Biotin synthase; this translates as MREAMNVQSILIKEPGNFNQENLRQLFDLAEHNLPSLLKYANQIRKEQVGDEVHLRGIIEFSNYCSCHCLYCGLRAENRKISRYRLTNQEIFQSVQTAVNYGLKTIVLQSGEDRFYQPEDIARLIEFIKKHFDVAITLSVGEHPHQSYQIWRNAGADRYLLKHETADPILYQKLRPGKNLQDRIECLLDLKDLGYQIGSGNMVGLPGQTLTSLIDDVLLMKKLNVEMAGIGPFLPHPDTPLVGSSAGSLTETLKILAITRIILPTIHLPATTAISTVNDDARRLALESGANVIMPNFTPLTVRDQYVIYPQKIDIIEDPEQSVNKLKKLLKEMNRTISMSYGHAVKIKTYSLTKKEAYHGFGSQ